In Populus nigra chromosome 1, ddPopNigr1.1, whole genome shotgun sequence, one genomic interval encodes:
- the LOC133670052 gene encoding protein TOPLESS-like isoform X1 — protein sequence MSSLSRELVFLILQFLDEEKFKETVHKLEQESGFFFNMKYFEDEVHNGNWDEVEKYLSGFTKVDDNRYSMKIFFEIRKQKYLEALDKHDRSMAVEILVKDLKVFSTFNEELFKEITQLLTLENFRENEQLSKYGDTKSARAIMLVELKKLIEANPLFRDKLQFPNLKNSRLRTLINQSLNWQHQLCKNPRSNPDIKTLFVDHSCGQPNGARAPSPANNPLLGSLPKAGGFPPLGAHGPFQPAPAPVPAPLAGWMSTPSTVTHSAVSGGGAIGLGAPSIPAALKHPRTPPTNPSVDYPSGDSDHVAKRVRPMGISDEVNLPVNVLPVSFPGHGHGHGQAFNAPDDLPKVVARTLNQGSSPMSMDFHPLQLTLLLVGTNVGDIGLWEVGSRERLVLRIFKVWDLNACSMPLQAALAKDPGVSVNRVIWSPDGSLFGKLKSITLHGWIRNIRKILGVKRHLLISHLCSTTGVAYSRHIVQIYSYHGNDEVRQHLEIDAHVGGVNDLAFSTPNKQLCVITCGDDKTIKVWDASTGAKLYTFEGHEAPVYSICPHYKENIQFIFSTALDGKIKAWLYDNLGSRVDYEAPGRWCTTMAYSADGTRLFSCGTSKDGDSFIVEWNESEGAVKRSYLGFRKQSWGVVQFDTTKNRFLAAGDDFSIKFWDMDSVQLLTTIDADGGLPASPRIRFNKDGTLLAVSANDNGIKILANTDGIRLLRTFENLSFDASRTSESIVKPTVNPISAAAVAAAAAAATSTGLADRSASVVAIAGMNGDARNLGDVKPRLTEESNDKSKIWKLTEINEPSQCRSLRLPENLRVTKISRLIYTNSGNAILALASNAIHLLWKWQRNDRNASGKATAGVSPQLWQPSSGILMTNDSTDTNPEEAVPCFALSKNDSYVMSASGGKISLFNMMTFKTMTTFMPPPPAATFLAFHPQDNNIIAIGMDDSTIQIYNVRVDEVKSKLKGHSKRITGLAFSHVLNMLVSSGADAQLCVWNSDGWEKQKARFLQVPAGRTPTAQSDTRVQFHQDQIHFLVVHETQLAIYETTKLECVKQWVLRESSAPISHAVFSCDSHLVYASFLDATVCVFSAMNLRLRCRINPCTYLSPNVSSNVHPLVIAAHPQEPNQFALGLSDGGVHVFEPLESEGKWGVPPPAENGSASSVPATPSVGPSGSDQAQR from the exons ATGTCTTCTCTCAGTCGAGAGCTTGTTTTCCTGATCTTGCAGTTCCTTGATGAGGAAAAGTTCAAAGAGACTGTTCAtaa gcTTGAGCAGGAATCTGGATTTTTCTTTAACATGAAGTATTTTGAGGATGAGGTGCATAATGGAAATTGGGACGAGGTGGAGAAATACCTATCTGGTTTCACTAAAGTGGATGATAATcgatattcaatgaaaatatttttcgagATAAGGAAGCAAAAGTATCTCGAAGCTTTGGATAA gcATGATCGGTCCATGGCAGTTGAAATATTGGTGAAGGatttgaaagtgttttccacATTCAACGAGGAGCTTTTCAAGGAAATCACTCAACTACTGACATTGGAGAATTTTAG GGAGAATGAGCAACTCTCCAAATATGGAGATACCAAGTCGGCGAGAGCAATCATGTTGGTGGAACTGAAGAAGCTTATCGAAGCAAATCCCTTGTTTCGTGACAAATTGCAGTTTCCTAACCTTAAGAATTCAAGGCTACGAACTCTCATTAACCAAAG CTTGAATTGGCAGCACCAACTTTGTAAAAACCCAAGGTCAAACCCAGATATAAAGACTCTTTTTGTTGATCATTCATGTGGACAACCAAATGGTGCTCGGGCTCCATCACCTGCAAACAATCCATTGCTTGGCTCCTTACCAAAAGCTGGAGGGTTTCCTCCATTGGGTGCACATGGG CCATTTCAACCTGCACCAGCACCAGTCCCAGCACCTCTTGCAGGTTGGATGTCCACTCCTTCCACAGTAACTCATTCTGCAGTCTCTGGAGGAGGAGCCATTGGTCTTGGTGCTCCATCAATCCCAG CTGCTCTGAAGCATCCACGAACTCCTCCAACTAACCCTTCCGTAGATTACCCTTCAGGAGATTCTGACCATGTTGCTAAAAGAGTAAGGCCCATGGGGATTTCTGATGAG GTAAATTTGCCGGTTAATGTGTTGCCAGTATCATTTCCAGGGCATGGTCATGGTCATGGTCAGGCTTTTAATGCACCGGATGACTTGCCAAAGGTCGTTGCACGGACTTTGAATCAGGGATCATCTCCTATGAGCATGGATTTCCATCCTCTTCAACTGACTCTTCTTCTAG TTGGCACCAATGTTGGGGACATTGGGCTGTGGGAAGTTGGTTCTAGGGAGCGACTGGTTTTAAGAATCTTCAAAGTTTGGGATCTGAATGCTTGTTCGATGCCTCTTCAG GCAGCTTTAGCCAAAGATCCTGGTGTCTCGGTTAACCGTGTAATTTGGAGTCCAGATGGTTCCTTATTTGGTAAGCTAAAATCTATTACACTGCATGGCTGGATTAGGAATATACGTAAGATTTTGGGGGTAAAAAGGCACTTGCTGATTTCTCATCTCTGTTCAACAACAGGAGTTGCATACTCAAGGCATATTGTACAAATATATTCTTATCATGGGAATGATGAAGTGCGTCAGCATCTGGAG ATTGATGCTCATGTTGGTGGGGTTAATGATCTTGCATTCTCCACTCCGAATAAGCAACTCTGTGTAATAACCTGTGGTGATGACAAAACCATTAAG GTGTGGGATGCTTCCACTGGTGCAAAACTGTATACTTTTGAAGGTCATGAGGCTCCTGTTTATTCTATTTGCCCGCATTATAAGGAAAACATTCAG TTTATATTTTCAACAGCActggatggaaagataaaagCATGGTTATATGACAATTTGGGATCTCGAGTTGATTATGAGGCTCCTGGTCGCTGGTGCACAACCATGGCTTACAGTGCTGATGGTACAAG GCTATTTTCTTGCGGTACAAGTAAAGATGGGGATTCATTTATTGTTGAATGGAATGAAAGTGAAGGTGCTGTGAAAAGATCCTATCTTGGATTTAGAAAACAATCTTGGGGTGTCGTGCAATTTGATACCACAAAGAATCGTTTTTTGGCTGCTGGTGATGATTTCTCCATCAAGTTCTGGGATATGGACAGTGTTCAACTTCTGACAACAATTGATGCTGATGGAGGTCTCCCA GCGAGCCCACGTATCCGCTTCAACAAGGATGGCACTCTTTTGGCTGTTTCTGCGAATGATAATGGGATTAAAATATTGGCAAATACAGATGGCATTAGGTTGTTGCGTAcatttgaaaatctttctttcGATGCCTCACGAACATCGGAATCCATTGTGAAG CCTACTGTTAACCCAATCTCAGCTGCAGCGGTGGCGGCAGCAGCAGCTGCTGCAACCAGCACTGGTCTTGCAGACAGGAGTGCCTCTGTGGTTGCCATTGCTGGAATG AATGGAGATGCCAGGAACTTGGGAGATGTGAAACCTCGATTAACTGAAGAATCCAATGATAAATCAAAGATATGGAAGCTCACTGAAATCAATGAACCATCTCAATGCCGGTCCTTGAGGCTCCCTGAAAACTTGAGAGTAACCAAG aTATCAAGGTTAATCTATACAAACTCTGGCAATGCCATTTTGGCATTAGCTTCAAATGCAATACACCTATTATGGAAATGGCAACGCAATGATCGGAATGCTAGTGGCAAG GCAACTGCAGGTGTGTCACCTCAATTATGGCAACCATCAAGTGGGATTCTGATGACCAATGACAGCACTGACACTAACCCTGAAGAGGCTGTGCCCTGTTTTGCTTTGTCCAAAAATGATTCTTATGTCATGTCAGCATCCGGAGGAAAGATTTCCCTTTTCAATATGATGACATTTAAG ACGATGACAACTTTCATGCCACCACCTCCTGCAGCAACCTTTCTTGCTTTTCATCCTCAAGATAACAACATAATTGCTATTGGCATGGATGATTCCacaattcaaatatataatgTCCGTGTAGACGAG GTCAAGAGCAAGCTCAAAGGCCACTCGAAAAGAATAACTGGCCTTGCCTTTTCCCATGTGTTGAACATGCTAGTCTCATCGGGAGCAGATGCTCAG CTTTGTGTATGGAACTCTGATGGATGGGAAAAGCAGAAAGCAAGATTCTTGCAGGTCCCAGCTGGAAGGACACCAACAGCACAATCAGACACTCGTGTACAATTTCATCAGGACCAGATACATTTCCTGGTTGTGCATGAGACTCAGCTTGCCATATATGAAACCACAAAGCTAGAATGTGTAAAGCAG TGGGTTCTACGTGAATCTTCTGCGCCAATCTCACATGCAGTGTTCTCCTGTGATAGTCATCTGGTATATGCCAGTTTCTTAGATGCAACTGTCTGTGTATTTAGTGCTATGAATCTCAGATTACGTTGTCGTATCAATCCTTGTACGTATCTTTCCCCTAATGTCAG TTCAAATGTCCACCCACTAGTGATCGCTGCACACCCACAAGAACCAAATCAGTTTGCATTGGGACTATCAGATGGTGGGGTTCATGTCTTTGAGCCTCTTGAATCTGAAGGAAAATGGGGTGTGCCTCCACCTGCTGAGAATGGGTCAGCAAGTAGTGTGCCAGCTACTCCTTCAGTTGGACCATCAGGTTCGGATCAAGCTCAGAGATGA
- the LOC133670052 gene encoding protein TOPLESS-like isoform X4: MSSLSRELVFLILQFLDEEKFKETVHKLEQESGFFFNMKYFEDEVHNGNWDEVEKYLSGFTKVDDNRYSMKIFFEIRKQKYLEALDKHDRSMAVEILVKDLKVFSTFNEELFKEITQLLTLENFRENEQLSKYGDTKSARAIMLVELKKLIEANPLFRDKLQFPNLKNSRLRTLINQSLNWQHQLCKNPRSNPDIKTLFVDHSCGQPNGARAPSPANNPLLGSLPKAGGFPPLGAHGPFQPAPAPVPAPLAGWMSTPSTVTHSAVSGGGAIGLGAPSIPAALKHPRTPPTNPSVDYPSGDSDHVAKRVRPMGISDEVNLPVNVLPVSFPGHGHGHGQAFNAPDDLPKVVARTLNQGSSPMSMDFHPLQLTLLLVGTNVGDIGLWEVGSRERLVLRIFKVWDLNACSMPLQAALAKDPGVSVNRVIWSPDGSLFGKLKSITLHGWIRNIRKILGVKRHLLISHLCSTTGVAYSRHIVQIYSYHGNDEVRQHLEIDAHVGGVNDLAFSTPNKQLCVITCGDDKTIKVWDASTGAKLYTFEGHEAPVYSICPHYKENIQFIFSTALDGKIKAWLYDNLGSRVDYEAPGRWCTTMAYSADGTRLFSCGTSKDGDSFIVEWNESEGAVKRSYLGFRKQSWGVVQFDTTKNRFLAAGDDFSIKFWDMDSVQLLTTIDADGGLPASPRIRFNKDGTLLAVSANDNGIKILANTDGIRLLRTFENLSFDASRTSESIVKPTVNPISAAAVAAAAAAATSTGLADRSASVVAIAGMNGDARNLGDVKPRLTEESNDKSKIWKLTEINEPSQCRSLRLPENLRVTKISRLIYTNSGNAILALASNAIHLLWKWQRNDRNASGKATAGVSPQLWQPSSGILMTNDSTDTNPEEAVPCFALSKNDSYVMSASGGKISLFNMMTFKTMTTFMPPPPAATFLAFHPQDNNIIAIGMDDSTIQIYNVRVDEVKSKLKGHSKRITGLAFSHVLNMLVSSGADAQLCVWNSDGWEKQKARFLQVPAGRTPTAQSDTRVQFHQDQIHFLVVHETQLAIYETTKLECVKQFKCPPTSDRCTPTRTKSVCIGTIRWWGSCL; the protein is encoded by the exons ATGTCTTCTCTCAGTCGAGAGCTTGTTTTCCTGATCTTGCAGTTCCTTGATGAGGAAAAGTTCAAAGAGACTGTTCAtaa gcTTGAGCAGGAATCTGGATTTTTCTTTAACATGAAGTATTTTGAGGATGAGGTGCATAATGGAAATTGGGACGAGGTGGAGAAATACCTATCTGGTTTCACTAAAGTGGATGATAATcgatattcaatgaaaatatttttcgagATAAGGAAGCAAAAGTATCTCGAAGCTTTGGATAA gcATGATCGGTCCATGGCAGTTGAAATATTGGTGAAGGatttgaaagtgttttccacATTCAACGAGGAGCTTTTCAAGGAAATCACTCAACTACTGACATTGGAGAATTTTAG GGAGAATGAGCAACTCTCCAAATATGGAGATACCAAGTCGGCGAGAGCAATCATGTTGGTGGAACTGAAGAAGCTTATCGAAGCAAATCCCTTGTTTCGTGACAAATTGCAGTTTCCTAACCTTAAGAATTCAAGGCTACGAACTCTCATTAACCAAAG CTTGAATTGGCAGCACCAACTTTGTAAAAACCCAAGGTCAAACCCAGATATAAAGACTCTTTTTGTTGATCATTCATGTGGACAACCAAATGGTGCTCGGGCTCCATCACCTGCAAACAATCCATTGCTTGGCTCCTTACCAAAAGCTGGAGGGTTTCCTCCATTGGGTGCACATGGG CCATTTCAACCTGCACCAGCACCAGTCCCAGCACCTCTTGCAGGTTGGATGTCCACTCCTTCCACAGTAACTCATTCTGCAGTCTCTGGAGGAGGAGCCATTGGTCTTGGTGCTCCATCAATCCCAG CTGCTCTGAAGCATCCACGAACTCCTCCAACTAACCCTTCCGTAGATTACCCTTCAGGAGATTCTGACCATGTTGCTAAAAGAGTAAGGCCCATGGGGATTTCTGATGAG GTAAATTTGCCGGTTAATGTGTTGCCAGTATCATTTCCAGGGCATGGTCATGGTCATGGTCAGGCTTTTAATGCACCGGATGACTTGCCAAAGGTCGTTGCACGGACTTTGAATCAGGGATCATCTCCTATGAGCATGGATTTCCATCCTCTTCAACTGACTCTTCTTCTAG TTGGCACCAATGTTGGGGACATTGGGCTGTGGGAAGTTGGTTCTAGGGAGCGACTGGTTTTAAGAATCTTCAAAGTTTGGGATCTGAATGCTTGTTCGATGCCTCTTCAG GCAGCTTTAGCCAAAGATCCTGGTGTCTCGGTTAACCGTGTAATTTGGAGTCCAGATGGTTCCTTATTTGGTAAGCTAAAATCTATTACACTGCATGGCTGGATTAGGAATATACGTAAGATTTTGGGGGTAAAAAGGCACTTGCTGATTTCTCATCTCTGTTCAACAACAGGAGTTGCATACTCAAGGCATATTGTACAAATATATTCTTATCATGGGAATGATGAAGTGCGTCAGCATCTGGAG ATTGATGCTCATGTTGGTGGGGTTAATGATCTTGCATTCTCCACTCCGAATAAGCAACTCTGTGTAATAACCTGTGGTGATGACAAAACCATTAAG GTGTGGGATGCTTCCACTGGTGCAAAACTGTATACTTTTGAAGGTCATGAGGCTCCTGTTTATTCTATTTGCCCGCATTATAAGGAAAACATTCAG TTTATATTTTCAACAGCActggatggaaagataaaagCATGGTTATATGACAATTTGGGATCTCGAGTTGATTATGAGGCTCCTGGTCGCTGGTGCACAACCATGGCTTACAGTGCTGATGGTACAAG GCTATTTTCTTGCGGTACAAGTAAAGATGGGGATTCATTTATTGTTGAATGGAATGAAAGTGAAGGTGCTGTGAAAAGATCCTATCTTGGATTTAGAAAACAATCTTGGGGTGTCGTGCAATTTGATACCACAAAGAATCGTTTTTTGGCTGCTGGTGATGATTTCTCCATCAAGTTCTGGGATATGGACAGTGTTCAACTTCTGACAACAATTGATGCTGATGGAGGTCTCCCA GCGAGCCCACGTATCCGCTTCAACAAGGATGGCACTCTTTTGGCTGTTTCTGCGAATGATAATGGGATTAAAATATTGGCAAATACAGATGGCATTAGGTTGTTGCGTAcatttgaaaatctttctttcGATGCCTCACGAACATCGGAATCCATTGTGAAG CCTACTGTTAACCCAATCTCAGCTGCAGCGGTGGCGGCAGCAGCAGCTGCTGCAACCAGCACTGGTCTTGCAGACAGGAGTGCCTCTGTGGTTGCCATTGCTGGAATG AATGGAGATGCCAGGAACTTGGGAGATGTGAAACCTCGATTAACTGAAGAATCCAATGATAAATCAAAGATATGGAAGCTCACTGAAATCAATGAACCATCTCAATGCCGGTCCTTGAGGCTCCCTGAAAACTTGAGAGTAACCAAG aTATCAAGGTTAATCTATACAAACTCTGGCAATGCCATTTTGGCATTAGCTTCAAATGCAATACACCTATTATGGAAATGGCAACGCAATGATCGGAATGCTAGTGGCAAG GCAACTGCAGGTGTGTCACCTCAATTATGGCAACCATCAAGTGGGATTCTGATGACCAATGACAGCACTGACACTAACCCTGAAGAGGCTGTGCCCTGTTTTGCTTTGTCCAAAAATGATTCTTATGTCATGTCAGCATCCGGAGGAAAGATTTCCCTTTTCAATATGATGACATTTAAG ACGATGACAACTTTCATGCCACCACCTCCTGCAGCAACCTTTCTTGCTTTTCATCCTCAAGATAACAACATAATTGCTATTGGCATGGATGATTCCacaattcaaatatataatgTCCGTGTAGACGAG GTCAAGAGCAAGCTCAAAGGCCACTCGAAAAGAATAACTGGCCTTGCCTTTTCCCATGTGTTGAACATGCTAGTCTCATCGGGAGCAGATGCTCAG CTTTGTGTATGGAACTCTGATGGATGGGAAAAGCAGAAAGCAAGATTCTTGCAGGTCCCAGCTGGAAGGACACCAACAGCACAATCAGACACTCGTGTACAATTTCATCAGGACCAGATACATTTCCTGGTTGTGCATGAGACTCAGCTTGCCATATATGAAACCACAAAGCTAGAATGTGTAAAGCAG TTCAAATGTCCACCCACTAGTGATCGCTGCACACCCACAAGAACCAAATCAGTTTGCATTGGGACTATCAGATGGTGGGGTTCATGTCTTTGA
- the LOC133670052 gene encoding protein TOPLESS-like isoform X2 codes for MSSLSRELVFLILQFLDEEKFKETVHKLEQESGFFFNMKYFEDEVHNGNWDEVEKYLSGFTKVDDNRYSMKIFFEIRKQKYLEALDKHDRSMAVEILVKDLKVFSTFNEELFKEITQLLTLENFRENEQLSKYGDTKSARAIMLVELKKLIEANPLFRDKLQFPNLKNSRLRTLINQSLNWQHQLCKNPRSNPDIKTLFVDHSCGQPNGARAPSPANNPLLGSLPKAGGFPPLGAHGPFQPAPAPVPAPLAGWMSTPSTVTHSAVSGGGAIGLGAPSIPAALKHPRTPPTNPSVDYPSGDSDHVAKRVNLPVNVLPVSFPGHGHGHGQAFNAPDDLPKVVARTLNQGSSPMSMDFHPLQLTLLLVGTNVGDIGLWEVGSRERLVLRIFKVWDLNACSMPLQAALAKDPGVSVNRVIWSPDGSLFGKLKSITLHGWIRNIRKILGVKRHLLISHLCSTTGVAYSRHIVQIYSYHGNDEVRQHLEIDAHVGGVNDLAFSTPNKQLCVITCGDDKTIKVWDASTGAKLYTFEGHEAPVYSICPHYKENIQFIFSTALDGKIKAWLYDNLGSRVDYEAPGRWCTTMAYSADGTRLFSCGTSKDGDSFIVEWNESEGAVKRSYLGFRKQSWGVVQFDTTKNRFLAAGDDFSIKFWDMDSVQLLTTIDADGGLPASPRIRFNKDGTLLAVSANDNGIKILANTDGIRLLRTFENLSFDASRTSESIVKPTVNPISAAAVAAAAAAATSTGLADRSASVVAIAGMNGDARNLGDVKPRLTEESNDKSKIWKLTEINEPSQCRSLRLPENLRVTKISRLIYTNSGNAILALASNAIHLLWKWQRNDRNASGKATAGVSPQLWQPSSGILMTNDSTDTNPEEAVPCFALSKNDSYVMSASGGKISLFNMMTFKTMTTFMPPPPAATFLAFHPQDNNIIAIGMDDSTIQIYNVRVDEVKSKLKGHSKRITGLAFSHVLNMLVSSGADAQLCVWNSDGWEKQKARFLQVPAGRTPTAQSDTRVQFHQDQIHFLVVHETQLAIYETTKLECVKQWVLRESSAPISHAVFSCDSHLVYASFLDATVCVFSAMNLRLRCRINPCTYLSPNVSSNVHPLVIAAHPQEPNQFALGLSDGGVHVFEPLESEGKWGVPPPAENGSASSVPATPSVGPSGSDQAQR; via the exons ATGTCTTCTCTCAGTCGAGAGCTTGTTTTCCTGATCTTGCAGTTCCTTGATGAGGAAAAGTTCAAAGAGACTGTTCAtaa gcTTGAGCAGGAATCTGGATTTTTCTTTAACATGAAGTATTTTGAGGATGAGGTGCATAATGGAAATTGGGACGAGGTGGAGAAATACCTATCTGGTTTCACTAAAGTGGATGATAATcgatattcaatgaaaatatttttcgagATAAGGAAGCAAAAGTATCTCGAAGCTTTGGATAA gcATGATCGGTCCATGGCAGTTGAAATATTGGTGAAGGatttgaaagtgttttccacATTCAACGAGGAGCTTTTCAAGGAAATCACTCAACTACTGACATTGGAGAATTTTAG GGAGAATGAGCAACTCTCCAAATATGGAGATACCAAGTCGGCGAGAGCAATCATGTTGGTGGAACTGAAGAAGCTTATCGAAGCAAATCCCTTGTTTCGTGACAAATTGCAGTTTCCTAACCTTAAGAATTCAAGGCTACGAACTCTCATTAACCAAAG CTTGAATTGGCAGCACCAACTTTGTAAAAACCCAAGGTCAAACCCAGATATAAAGACTCTTTTTGTTGATCATTCATGTGGACAACCAAATGGTGCTCGGGCTCCATCACCTGCAAACAATCCATTGCTTGGCTCCTTACCAAAAGCTGGAGGGTTTCCTCCATTGGGTGCACATGGG CCATTTCAACCTGCACCAGCACCAGTCCCAGCACCTCTTGCAGGTTGGATGTCCACTCCTTCCACAGTAACTCATTCTGCAGTCTCTGGAGGAGGAGCCATTGGTCTTGGTGCTCCATCAATCCCAG CTGCTCTGAAGCATCCACGAACTCCTCCAACTAACCCTTCCGTAGATTACCCTTCAGGAGATTCTGACCATGTTGCTAAAAGA GTAAATTTGCCGGTTAATGTGTTGCCAGTATCATTTCCAGGGCATGGTCATGGTCATGGTCAGGCTTTTAATGCACCGGATGACTTGCCAAAGGTCGTTGCACGGACTTTGAATCAGGGATCATCTCCTATGAGCATGGATTTCCATCCTCTTCAACTGACTCTTCTTCTAG TTGGCACCAATGTTGGGGACATTGGGCTGTGGGAAGTTGGTTCTAGGGAGCGACTGGTTTTAAGAATCTTCAAAGTTTGGGATCTGAATGCTTGTTCGATGCCTCTTCAG GCAGCTTTAGCCAAAGATCCTGGTGTCTCGGTTAACCGTGTAATTTGGAGTCCAGATGGTTCCTTATTTGGTAAGCTAAAATCTATTACACTGCATGGCTGGATTAGGAATATACGTAAGATTTTGGGGGTAAAAAGGCACTTGCTGATTTCTCATCTCTGTTCAACAACAGGAGTTGCATACTCAAGGCATATTGTACAAATATATTCTTATCATGGGAATGATGAAGTGCGTCAGCATCTGGAG ATTGATGCTCATGTTGGTGGGGTTAATGATCTTGCATTCTCCACTCCGAATAAGCAACTCTGTGTAATAACCTGTGGTGATGACAAAACCATTAAG GTGTGGGATGCTTCCACTGGTGCAAAACTGTATACTTTTGAAGGTCATGAGGCTCCTGTTTATTCTATTTGCCCGCATTATAAGGAAAACATTCAG TTTATATTTTCAACAGCActggatggaaagataaaagCATGGTTATATGACAATTTGGGATCTCGAGTTGATTATGAGGCTCCTGGTCGCTGGTGCACAACCATGGCTTACAGTGCTGATGGTACAAG GCTATTTTCTTGCGGTACAAGTAAAGATGGGGATTCATTTATTGTTGAATGGAATGAAAGTGAAGGTGCTGTGAAAAGATCCTATCTTGGATTTAGAAAACAATCTTGGGGTGTCGTGCAATTTGATACCACAAAGAATCGTTTTTTGGCTGCTGGTGATGATTTCTCCATCAAGTTCTGGGATATGGACAGTGTTCAACTTCTGACAACAATTGATGCTGATGGAGGTCTCCCA GCGAGCCCACGTATCCGCTTCAACAAGGATGGCACTCTTTTGGCTGTTTCTGCGAATGATAATGGGATTAAAATATTGGCAAATACAGATGGCATTAGGTTGTTGCGTAcatttgaaaatctttctttcGATGCCTCACGAACATCGGAATCCATTGTGAAG CCTACTGTTAACCCAATCTCAGCTGCAGCGGTGGCGGCAGCAGCAGCTGCTGCAACCAGCACTGGTCTTGCAGACAGGAGTGCCTCTGTGGTTGCCATTGCTGGAATG AATGGAGATGCCAGGAACTTGGGAGATGTGAAACCTCGATTAACTGAAGAATCCAATGATAAATCAAAGATATGGAAGCTCACTGAAATCAATGAACCATCTCAATGCCGGTCCTTGAGGCTCCCTGAAAACTTGAGAGTAACCAAG aTATCAAGGTTAATCTATACAAACTCTGGCAATGCCATTTTGGCATTAGCTTCAAATGCAATACACCTATTATGGAAATGGCAACGCAATGATCGGAATGCTAGTGGCAAG GCAACTGCAGGTGTGTCACCTCAATTATGGCAACCATCAAGTGGGATTCTGATGACCAATGACAGCACTGACACTAACCCTGAAGAGGCTGTGCCCTGTTTTGCTTTGTCCAAAAATGATTCTTATGTCATGTCAGCATCCGGAGGAAAGATTTCCCTTTTCAATATGATGACATTTAAG ACGATGACAACTTTCATGCCACCACCTCCTGCAGCAACCTTTCTTGCTTTTCATCCTCAAGATAACAACATAATTGCTATTGGCATGGATGATTCCacaattcaaatatataatgTCCGTGTAGACGAG GTCAAGAGCAAGCTCAAAGGCCACTCGAAAAGAATAACTGGCCTTGCCTTTTCCCATGTGTTGAACATGCTAGTCTCATCGGGAGCAGATGCTCAG CTTTGTGTATGGAACTCTGATGGATGGGAAAAGCAGAAAGCAAGATTCTTGCAGGTCCCAGCTGGAAGGACACCAACAGCACAATCAGACACTCGTGTACAATTTCATCAGGACCAGATACATTTCCTGGTTGTGCATGAGACTCAGCTTGCCATATATGAAACCACAAAGCTAGAATGTGTAAAGCAG TGGGTTCTACGTGAATCTTCTGCGCCAATCTCACATGCAGTGTTCTCCTGTGATAGTCATCTGGTATATGCCAGTTTCTTAGATGCAACTGTCTGTGTATTTAGTGCTATGAATCTCAGATTACGTTGTCGTATCAATCCTTGTACGTATCTTTCCCCTAATGTCAG TTCAAATGTCCACCCACTAGTGATCGCTGCACACCCACAAGAACCAAATCAGTTTGCATTGGGACTATCAGATGGTGGGGTTCATGTCTTTGAGCCTCTTGAATCTGAAGGAAAATGGGGTGTGCCTCCACCTGCTGAGAATGGGTCAGCAAGTAGTGTGCCAGCTACTCCTTCAGTTGGACCATCAGGTTCGGATCAAGCTCAGAGATGA